In the Catenovulum adriaticum genome, AATATGTGCAAAGACAATTAAACCCGCACCGACACCAATTAAATAAGGGTGAAGTCCCTCACCAAAAGAGTCTTTGAATGAATAAATAAAACCGCCTAACGCAAGACAATAAAGCGGGTAAAGCCTTTTATGATAACGTTGATAACCAGTATAAAGCGCAATAAACCCTGCGACCATAGAGATAGCTAAAACAATATCTTCAAATACATGTTCGCCAATAAATGACAAACCAATCAAGGGCAATACAGGAATTAATAGAGGCAAAAATACACAATGAATAGCGCATACAGTCGCAACTGTGATGCCCATTTTGTCTAATCTATTATTTTGATTTAAATCAGATTGCATTTTTAAACTCCCGCTTTTGATAGGTTATAATATAACACAGGGGCAAATGTGATGCTATAACATTTTGGCATAGACTTAATAGGTAAACTAAAAATGCATTATAAAAAGCAAGGGTAAGCTAATCAGAAAAAGTAGGTATAAAAACAAAAACACCGTTCAGCAAAACGGTGTTTTCAGGGTTTCTTGAATCTTGGGTACAGGGTATCTAGCTATTAAGCTTCAGCAATAACTTCTAGCTTGATAGTTGTAAAAACGTCTGCGTGTAATTGTAAATCGATATCGAACTCACCAGTAGTACGGATAGTACCAGTTGGTAAACGAACTTCAGATTTAGCAACTTCAACACCAGCTGCAGTAATTGCATCAGCAATATCGCGAGTACCGATAGAACCGAATAATTTACCTTCGTCACCCGCTTTAGAAGCAATAGTAACGCTAGATAATTCAGCGACTTTCTCAGCGCGAGCTTCTGCTGCGGCTAATACTTCGCCTAATTTAGCTTCAAGTTCAGCGCGTTGCTGCTCGAAGTGTTCAACATTTGCTTTGGTTGCAGGTACTGCTTTTCCTTGAGGGAAAAGGAAGTTACGAGCATAACCAGCTTTAACTGAAACTTGGTCGCCAAGCGTACCTAAGTTTGCAATTTTATCGAGAAGAATGATGTTCATCTTGCTACCTTAAAATAACTATTAAACTTAGCGATTAAGCGTGTAAATCAGTGTACGGTAATAAAGACAAGTAGCGAGCACGTTTGATTGCGCGAGCTAATTGACGTTGATACTTAGCACTGGTACCTGTAATGCGGCTAGGGACAATTTTGCCACTTTCAGTCACATAGTTTTTTAAAGTAGCGATATCTTTATAATCGATTTCGCTAACGCCTTCAGCCGTGAAGCGGCAGAATTTACGACGTCTGAAATAACGAGCCATTGGCTTTCTCCTAATCTAATCTTTCAATTTGTTTGGCATGTATAACTAGCTGAGCAACACCACTTGCCATTTCTTGGCGCTGGATAAAACCTGTTACTCTAATTGCCATGCCTAACTGTAAATTGTTGGTTTGCGTTGTTATAGGTTGTCCGCTTGCTATCACTCGGATTTTACACCAAACTCGTCTGACTAAACCTGCTTCTAATTGCTCAGAGCTATGCTCTAACACCAGATAACAATGTTCAATGCCGGCTGGGCTGGTTTTTCTAACCGGTTGACTGGCAATTTGGCCAGCTATAACCAAGCTATTCTCAAACACGCTTATTCAGCAGCTTGAGCCTTGCTTTCTTCAGCTTTTTCACTACGCTCTGGACGACCACGACCTGTTTCTTCTTTCTTCGCCATAGGTGAAGCTTCAGTAACGGCAGTTTTAGTACGCATAATGATGTTACGTAATACTGCATCGTTGAAACGGAAAGCGGTTTCAAGCTCTTCCATTGCAGCAGTAGTGGCATCAGCATTAATTAAAACATAGTGAGCTTTATGCAATTTTTCGATTGGATAAGCTAATTGACGACGACCCCAGTCTTCCAATCTGTGAATTTGTCCACCAGCATTAGTGATGATGCCTGAATAGCGCTCAATCATGCCAGCAACTTGTTCACTTTGGTCTGGGTGAACCATAAATACGATTTCGTAATGACGCATTGTTGCTCCTTACGGTTAGTTAGCCCCGAGAACAGCTCAGTCAAACTGCCTATGGAGGCAAGGAACTGTGAATAGTGACTGATTTGAGGCCGCGAATAGTACAGTAAGTAACCAAGGAAGACAAGCAATAAAACGCCCAGTTACAAATTAATAAACCTCAGTAACTTAATGTTAAATTTGTGTTTGATTATTCAATTGTTTAAGCTCAATATCTCTACAATAAATTCTAGTGAGTCGAAACCAACAATGCGTAAACTTGTCATTATTTTATTAGCCTTTTGTGCTGGCTTTTCAATCATGTCTTTTGAATTATTAGGTGGTCGAATGTTAGCGCCATTTTTTGGCAGCAGTGTTTATGTATGGGGTAGTATTATTACCGTATTTATGTTGGCATTATCCTTGGGTTATTTAATAGGTGGTAAGCTGTCGCTCAATTCACCTAATTTAAATAAATTTGCGATAATATTTATTAGCGCGGCGATCAGTTTATTGCCCGCAATTTATTTTGCAGAGCCTTTATTTGAATTTGTGTTTCAATATATTGAAGACCCAAGATACGGGTCTCTGGTAGCCGCCAGTTTAGTATTTTTAATCCCCAGCATTATTTTAGGCATGATAGCGCCTTACTCAGTTAGGCTATTAACCGTATCGGCCGACTCATCAGGCCAAACCGCGGGCTTTTTATATTTTGTTTCTACCCTGGGCAGCGCAATAGGCACCATTATGACCTCTTTTTATTTAGTGCTTTGGATGGAAGTAAATCAAATTTTATGGCTCATCTTTAGCATTTTATTAAGTGCCGGTTTAATTGCTTTTTGCCACTCGGTATTACTCAATAAAAGTACCAACAAACCAAATTTAAACGCAGCCGTTTCTAACCAATAATTTAAAAGGATTTTTTATGCTTTTACGCTTTATTATTTTGGTCATCACCATACAGCCGTATTTTTTATTAAACGCTGAACAAATACATAAATCACGTTCAATTTATCGCAACGTGGTTATCACTCAAGATGACAATATTCGCTGTATGCGCTTTGAAACCCGCAGACGCCAAGTAAGCAATCAAACCTGTATTGATTTAGACGACAAAAACAACTTGGTGTTTGAATATGCGCACGGTACTTTGGCCGGCTTATCACACAACCCAGCACCAGAGCGTATCCTTATTTTAGGGTTAGGTGGTGGCACTTTATCTAACGTGCTACACCAAATTTCGCCAAATAGTGAAATTATCGCAGTTGATATCGACCCTGTGGTAAAAGACCTTGCAGTTGAATACTTTGATTATCAGGAAAACAACCAAGTTAAAACCGAAATTAAAGATGCCCGTGTTTATGTAAAGCGAGCGCTACTAAACAAGCAAAAATTTGATTGGATTATTTTAGATGCCTTTAATGGTGATTATATTCCCGAGCATTTAATGACCAAAGAATTTTTGACTGAAGTTAAAAAGCTCTTACCCAAAAATGGCTTAGTCACCGCTAACACTTTTAGTACCAGTGATTTGTATGATTACGAATCAGTCACCTACCAAGCTGTATTTAGCAAATTATATACCTACCAGACCCCAACTAAAGGCAACCGCATTATATACGCCTGTAATTGCGAAGCCTTTGATTTTCCACGAACGATCACCCCGGCATTAGAGCAAACCCTAGCGCAGTTTTCAGTTGATTATTCAGACGTATCAAGCGAGATCACAGATAAGATCAACTGGGATGAAGACAGCGAATTATTAACCGACCAATATTCACCGGCCAATTTGTTGAAATAATCCAACTTCGATAACTCATTCTTCCGCAACTCAAATCTTCACGCGCTGTAGGTTGGAACGAGCCTAGGCGAATCCCAACATTTGGTGGTGTTAAATCGTATTGTTGGGATTCACTTTGTTCAGCCCAACAATATGATTAAGTTGCGGCTTCACGCAACCTATTCTTATTTATTATTATCCTCTTAAAGTAGTTATAACGCCCGCCTGATAGGCTTGCTACTATGCAAATTAAGCCAAATTTACCACTTAATACGGTAAACCAAAAAAATCTAGAACGCTGAATGCAGCAAATCGTGTTGATGCATTTGTTAAACGCAGCCAAAAAACAATGCAGGGCTGATATTATATTTAGATGAAATGGCTTGAATATGCTCTTTTGTCAGCTTACGAGAACCGTTAAGGATCATTGAAACCAAACTTTTACCACCAATGACATCTTTTAGGTCATCAGCTTTAAGTTGATACTGATCAATTAATACACGCAGTGTTGCCACCCCATCATCTAAATTCTCAATACGAGCATTAAACTCTGCAAATTCATCTGCACTGTCTTCCCAACGCTCGATAGATACCTCTAAAACCTCAATTAATGGTTTGTAAATATCGTACTCTTTAATAAGATCTTCCATTAACGCCAAAGCTTCAGTATATTCTTCTTCTGTTGAAATATGACTAACAAAACTAGCCATTGAAAATAATTGTAATGCTGTTGATTTAATTTGATTAAAATTTTTCATTTCGACTCCTTTGCGTATTTGGTGCATAGCTTGTCATATTCTGCATGAGGAACAATATACTTAACAAACATTCTATTATCTCGAAACTCGATAAAAGTCATTAATCGTAAATTATTCCCACCGATATCAAGAACATACCACTTATCTTTATATTTAAAGTTGTCTAAGCTTGGATAAAAATTTTTCATCTCCAGTGGATTTGAAAAATTATTATTTTTTAATGATTTATATAATGCATCAATTGCTGCAGCATCATTCGGATATTTTTTCGCAGCATCACTAAATGGTTTTCTTGATATTACGTGCATAAACACCCCTAAGTTCACTATATGTGAATATAGCACCT is a window encoding:
- a CDS encoding helix-turn-helix domain-containing protein — its product is MKNFNQIKSTALQLFSMASFVSHISTEEEYTEALALMEDLIKEYDIYKPLIEVLEVSIERWEDSADEFAEFNARIENLDDGVATLRVLIDQYQLKADDLKDVIGGKSLVSMILNGSRKLTKEHIQAISSKYNISPALFFGCV
- a CDS encoding fused MFS/spermidine synthase; its protein translation is MRKLVIILLAFCAGFSIMSFELLGGRMLAPFFGSSVYVWGSIITVFMLALSLGYLIGGKLSLNSPNLNKFAIIFISAAISLLPAIYFAEPLFEFVFQYIEDPRYGSLVAASLVFLIPSIILGMIAPYSVRLLTVSADSSGQTAGFLYFVSTLGSAIGTIMTSFYLVLWMEVNQILWLIFSILLSAGLIAFCHSVLLNKSTNKPNLNAAVSNQ
- a CDS encoding type II toxin-antitoxin system HigB family toxin, yielding MHVISRKPFSDAAKKYPNDAAAIDALYKSLKNNNFSNPLEMKNFYPSLDNFKYKDKWYVLDIGGNNLRLMTFIEFRDNRMFVKYIVPHAEYDKLCTKYAKESK
- the rplI gene encoding 50S ribosomal protein L9; the encoded protein is MNIILLDKIANLGTLGDQVSVKAGYARNFLFPQGKAVPATKANVEHFEQQRAELEAKLGEVLAAAEARAEKVAELSSVTIASKAGDEGKLFGSIGTRDIADAITAAGVEVAKSEVRLPTGTIRTTGEFDIDLQLHADVFTTIKLEVIAEA
- the priB gene encoding primosomal replication protein N, with the translated sequence MFENSLVIAGQIASQPVRKTSPAGIEHCYLVLEHSSEQLEAGLVRRVWCKIRVIASGQPITTQTNNLQLGMAIRVTGFIQRQEMASGVAQLVIHAKQIERLD
- a CDS encoding spermidine synthase, which translates into the protein MLLRFIILVITIQPYFLLNAEQIHKSRSIYRNVVITQDDNIRCMRFETRRRQVSNQTCIDLDDKNNLVFEYAHGTLAGLSHNPAPERILILGLGGGTLSNVLHQISPNSEIIAVDIDPVVKDLAVEYFDYQENNQVKTEIKDARVYVKRALLNKQKFDWIILDAFNGDYIPEHLMTKEFLTEVKKLLPKNGLVTANTFSTSDLYDYESVTYQAVFSKLYTYQTPTKGNRIIYACNCEAFDFPRTITPALEQTLAQFSVDYSDVSSEITDKINWDEDSELLTDQYSPANLLK
- the rpsR gene encoding 30S ribosomal protein S18 — encoded protein: MARYFRRRKFCRFTAEGVSEIDYKDIATLKNYVTESGKIVPSRITGTSAKYQRQLARAIKRARYLSLLPYTDLHA
- a CDS encoding MerC domain-containing protein; this encodes MQSDLNQNNRLDKMGITVATVCAIHCVFLPLLIPVLPLIGLSFIGEHVFEDIVLAISMVAGFIALYTGYQRYHKRLYPLYCLALGGFIYSFKDSFGEGLHPYLIGVGAGLIVFAHIMNVKLCRSCKSC
- the rpsF gene encoding 30S ribosomal protein S6 produces the protein MRHYEIVFMVHPDQSEQVAGMIERYSGIITNAGGQIHRLEDWGRRQLAYPIEKLHKAHYVLINADATTAAMEELETAFRFNDAVLRNIIMRTKTAVTEASPMAKKEETGRGRPERSEKAEESKAQAAE